A region of the Vanrija pseudolonga chromosome 2, complete sequence genome:
ACAGCGCCACTCCCACCAAGACAACAGCTCCCCCCGGGGCAGTTTGTCGCCCTCTCCCCATGCCTCGTGTACGTCTGCCAAATGTTCTCGGCTGACAGCAGTGCGTTTGGCGGCACATCCTTCTCACACAACCGTGCCGCGCCACTCGCGGGCGGGAGCATAGCGGCGTTGATTGGCCTCCCTGGGCTCGGGTACGCCGTTCCCCACCCCCTTGGCCTGCTGCTCTCCGCCTGCGACAGGTGTAGGGGTGGCAACGAACTTCTTGGCTCGTCAGAGTGGTGCGGCTGTGCCCAGCCGCGCCTCGGCAGAGACCTTGCCccgcgtgtcgtcgctggctACCATGTGCCATTGCACCCCGGTCTCCAGCAGGGGCTGGCGACGGCATCGAGTCTGTTAACCGGCGAATACGATGACCAGGAAGATGTGGAGGAGATGgacgtggacgacgaggaagagggagatgatgacgacgatgacgacgtcgaggaagagTAGGACGAGCAAACGACATCATATATCCACAGACTGATAGACAATGCAGACATCAAGAGTTTCGCCCTGTGCAGCCACAGTCGGGGACACGTTGGCAGTGTCCCCTTCGCACAACAGGCATCTGGAAGTGCATGGAATCTCTCCTTGGATTCTCAAACGTCTAGCTAACTATGTACAAATCTAACAAACAACAAAACTCTGTGTACAATCGTGTAACGGCTTATCTACATGATAAGCTTCATCATTTGGTCTGTGTTGAAGGCGTTGGTCGTCACGTCTCCGCCACGGTTCGCGGCGTGCGCCACGTTGGGCATGGCGGCCACGGCCTTCTCGTCTTCCTGCGCATCGGCGAGGTAGATGCTGGTGCCGTTACGGACACCCTCGGAGAGAATGCGAGCTTCGACCGTCTCCATCGTGGCGTAGCAGAACACGGTCGTCTCCTTGTTCTGTCCAAGGCTGAAGGGGGCGTCAGTGACACGTCCCTTCGGCAATGTGCCTTGCTCACCGGTCGACACGGCCGATGGCCTGCAGCTCGAAAGAGTGCTGCAACACCGGCTCCAAGAGGTGGACAACCTCGCATGACGTGAGGGTCAGGCCGGCACTCTCACGCTCCGcatggaggaggaagacCGAGATGGTCGGGTCGCGGTGGAAttcctcgacgacattgtTGTTCTTCGAGTTGGACTCGAAGGAAACATACTTGATCCGGTTGATGCTCAGAGCGCGCTCAACAACTGAAATGAGTCAgtgctgctcgaccttgtcggGGTTGGTCCAGCACTCACTGCTAAGACTGTCCGCCCAGTTGGAGAACACGACATGGCGTGAGTGCGGACGTGTGGAGCGGTAGTAGTGGAGGTGCTTGATGAGGAAGTTGATCTGGTGGGTTAGAAAGCTCCATGGACCATGTCTCACCTTGGAACCAAACTCGCCCATCATGTCCATCGCGAGAATAGCACGCTGCCTGTCGAAGGGCAGCATGTTGAGCCTCTCCAGGTCGGTTGCAcgggcgtcgcgctccttctgCGCCTCACGCTCcgcagcctcctcgtcgtcctcaggctcctcctcctcctgctgaGACTCTGGCATCTCCACCTCGTGAGAGTCGGAGCCCTCGGCTTCGTCCGGCCCGTCCTGAGCCGAGCGGTTCAGTCGAATCTTGGTGAATTCGCGGTCTTTGATGGGGGTCTGGCAAGTTGCACATTTACGACCAACATGGGCCGTCTTGCGGTACTCCTTGAAGCAAGAAACGCAAAACGCATGCCCACAGTTCAGGAGGATAGCGTATTTGTCGTCCGAGGTACCGAAGCAGATTGAGCAATCGCTGTGGGGATCTTGGTTCGTGTTGTCTTGAGAACCCAAGAAGTTGAGGTACCGGCCACGGACAGCCATGCGAGCCAGGAGCACGTCGCCCTCTATGATGTGCTTGTCCACCACGGCAACGTCTCGGCCAACATCCCGGAACATTGGGGCCGCAACAGAGTCCGAGATTTCTTGGAGGGCGGCAAAGTAAACGACACGCTTGTTGAATGCGACACGGAAGAGATCGAGCTCCTTGTTGAGCTTCTCCACCATCTCGGACTGCTTGTTGACGAACGCGCGAATGGCttctgccgccgccttggcgatTTGGATTTCCTCAACGCGGTGCTGGCCGTGAACAATGGCGGTCAGCTCGATGAGCAGGGCCTTGAGGGGGCGTTCGCAATCCTCCTcccggcggcggtcgcggaAAGCCTGGCGCTCAGTCATGAGCTTCAAGGtgaggtcctcgacgtcgttgaGAGGGATCTCTTCCACGCCGTCCTGGGCCTCCTTTGCTGCGCGTGTAGTACGCTTCTTGACCATGCGGGCGTCGTGGGTTGCAAGAACGCTGCGCTCTTCCAGCAGCATCTCTGAGGGAAAAGGGTCAGTCCCCGGCCAAATGTGGTCTCGTGCGCTCACCTTTGCGGTCCGCGATGGCCGAGGCATAAGCGGTCAGGTAGGCTTCGACTGCACAGTCAGTGGCCCGTGGTTGGTGTGCACTCACCATCTCCTTGAGCCTTGAGTGCCTCTGCATAGTACTCTTCCTCGGGGTTCTCGACATCCTGGCCTTGACCCGCAGCTGggaccttgtcctcctcggcttcgAGGGGTAacttgagcaggtcgaccACCTTGTTGCGCCAGTTGAATACGAGCACGGCACTGTTGTCAGCTTGATGCACATGCAGGGCTGCTCACTTGTCATTGAGGATCCTCAGCAGGCCATTGATCTCCCCAATGGTGCTACCCGAAACCAGTCCCCCGGATCGCCTGGTATCGACGGTTTGCAGCTCTGTCATGGCATTGATTGCTGGCGAACGTTGAATTGAGGCAATCATTGCCTCGACTTGGCGTCCAGCAATCTTGAGTGGGCGCGCAAGAATGTCTTTgcgcaccacctcggccgtCTTGTAAGCCAAGACTTCCTTGTCTTCATCCTTCTGGACGTGATGAATGTCACCTTCGTGGAACCAGGTCTGATGAATGATGATTAAGGTCTCGCGGATACTAGGTGGTCAGCAACGTCCAGAAGCGGTAGGGCTTACACTGCACGGGCAGCCATGATCGACTTAACGCGGTCCTTCTCCTGCTGCGATGCCGCCTTGTCCAACTCCGTGTCGTCGATACTGTCTTCAcggtcgccgacgatggCAGTCAGTTGAGCCTGGGCCGGCTCCAGAATCTTGTTGCCTtcgtcgcgcgcccgctCATACAGAGCCAAGGCCATAAGTTGATTGCGTTCATGGTCGTCTGGGTCGCGGTCGTCAATGATGAGGAGCTGGGCCTTGCGAACCAGAGCACGCATGTGTTGCCTGGTTTGCGAAAGATACTCATTCTCGTGATCGAGTCGCATCTTGCTCAGAGCTTCGTCCATGGTCATGAGTTGACGACCCAAGTGGAGACGGTCGGCGCGATCGATTGTTCGGTTGGCAGCCGTTGCGTTCAGGGCACCGACCTGAATGTGGGTGCAGATCTGCCTCAGGTGGCGCAACGAGCTTCCTAACGATACCTCGTCGCGACGGAGACGCTCCCGTTGACGTTCGAGCGTGTCAAGGTAGTAGTGACTCTCGATATTGGACAGATCGATGGGCACCACATATCTGGTCTGATGAGGAATGTGGAACTCGTCAATCACTTCGGCTTTCGTTGTGCGAACAGCCAGTGGCTGGAACAGGCCATGGAAGGCTGGTCGGTTGGCAAGCTGTGTGAGACGATGCCACATGACACGGTTGACGCCAGGGACGCGCAAGAAGTTGAGAGAGCCggccaggtcgaggacgtTGGTGCGGGCTGGAGTTCCCGACATGGCCAAGGAGAACTTGCGGGGAATGAGCGAGACCATTTCGGCGGCTTGACTTTGGTTGCCTTGAAGCTGAACCTCGTCCATGACGACACGCCACCACTCCACCATGACGAGCGGGCTGCGGGGGCGTTCGCCAATCTTGTACGCCACGTTGGAGCGGCGGCTGCGCTGAGGAACGGGCACAGCGACCGTCAGATCATCGCCAAGGGTCTGATATGTGGTGATAACAACGTCGTGGCCGCGGACGTAGTCGAGGAAGGCTCGCTGAGTGTGCTCCAAAAGACTTTCCTCGTCCAAGTTGGACGCGATAATgtcttcgtcgtcatcaCTGAGGCCTTCGTCCTCCATCTCAAGCGGAACCTTCTTGCCGTCTTTCCCTTTAGCGTACTTGCGGCGAGTCTCGTTGCGGAACTGCTTCATCTTTCGCTTTTGCTTGTCTGCTGCCTGCTTGACTCGTTGCCTGATACTCGCGTTCCGCTTCTTCTCCACTTGAGCGATGAGCGTCTTCCATCCAGGGTACTCGCAGATCCTCAGGGACGGGGCGTGCGCGTTCATTTCGGCGATCCACTGCTTCATGAGGGGAAGCGGGGTAACAACCAATGTTGCGCCAATCTCGGAAACAGAGAGCTGGGATTCTTCTGACCAGGACGCAGCGTCAGTGAAAGCGTCATGTTCCTTGTCAAGCCATGCTCGGAACTCTGGCTGGTCATGGTCAGGCGCACCAGCCAGGAGGTTGATTTGAGGTGAGGCTCGGACCGGCGTGTCCTCGGTGTGCCCGAGGATGTTTGGCCGGGGAGTGGAGAGggggtggcggtggaggaggatgagaGCAATGGCTTCCACAGTCTTGCCAAGGCCTGTGGGTGTCAGTTGATTTCAATTGTGCAATGCTCACCCATCTCTTCACAAAGCATGGTGCCTCGGACACGGGAGAGATCAAAGAGCTTGGGCAGCGCTTTGAgttcgtcgtcatcgtccgTGGAGCTAGCGCGGCCCTTTCCTTTTCGGTCTCCAAGAGGCCTGAGCTCTCCCGTCAGGCGCCTGAATGCATAGTTGCCGAACCGTTCGAGGTCGATCTTGGTCCACTGGCCGGCTGGAACAGAGGGCTTGGACACGCCGGCCACAGGTGCGTCTTCCCGTTCGAGGAGACGAGCAAGAGTGCGCCTCTGGAAAGGGAGGAGCCTTGCTGTCATCTCCGGCGGCTGAAGGCGGCGCATGTCAAAGTCGTCTGGGAGAGCCGGAGCTGGGTGGAGTGAGTTGTAGAATGTGGTCAAGGCGGTTGCGTGCGCCTTTTGGTAGCTTGCCGTGTCGCGCTGGTCGGGGATGTCTTCCTCGGTGGGCATGAGTGACGAGATGACGAGGCCAATCATTTCGGCACCGATTTCAGGTAACTTCTGTTCGAGTGCCTTCAAGTTGAGGTACACATCAATGGTGATGTGGAGGCGAATCTCGACGCCTTCCTCTAATGCATTGTCCGAAGGGACCCAGGTGACACCGAC
Encoded here:
- the SPAC144.05 gene encoding putative ATP-dependent helicase produces the protein MSPPALSPLPTLSQCHGTLPTSEYDLLQLKKALAGRSKVAPGDPVDLSLLHLHSLTIQETLEPEEEYLEYSVGRGETELRPNEGYPVWEAFRDSVRKATEACTPIALAPPSPTALRTPLGNAKDLAGRTGNIFLPTSTASRTSTRTVEKPLAKLPQQLPASGRQFLHSTTAWDTQNWLHAILGLSHDQRPTRRGTYRPEKQVLYLRTGVGVTWVPSDNALEEGVEIRLHITIDVYLNLKALEQKLPEIGAEMIGLVISSLMPTEEDIPDQRDTASYQKAHATALTTFYNSLHPAPALPDDFDMRRLQPPEMTARLLPFQRRTLARLLEREDAPVAGVSKPSVPAGQWTKIDLERFGNYAFRRLTGELRPLGDRKGKGRASSTDDDDELKALPKLFDLSRVRGTMLCEEMGLGKTVEAIALILLHRHPLSTPRPNILGHTEDTPVRASPQINLLAGAPDHDQPEFRAWLDKEHDAFTDAASWSEESQLSVSEIGATLVVTPLPLMKQWIAEMNAHAPSLRICEYPGWKTLIAQVEKKRNASIRQRVKQAADKQKRKMKQFRNETRRKYAKGKDGKKVPLEMEDEGLSDDDEDIIASNLDEESLLEHTQRAFLDYVRGHDVVITTYQTLGDDLTVAVPVPQRSRRSNVAYKIGERPRSPLVMVEWWRVVMDEVQLQGNQSQAAEMVSLIPRKFSLAMSGTPARTNVLDLAGSLNFLRVPGVNRVMWHRLTQLANRPAFHGLFQPLAVRTTKAEVIDEFHIPHQTRYVVPIDLSNIESHYYLDTLERQRERLRRDEVSLGSSLRHLRQICTHIQVGALNATAANRTIDRADRLHLGRQLMTMDEALSKMRLDHENEYLSQTRQHMRALVRKAQLLIIDDRDPDDHERNQLMALALYERARDEGNKILEPAQAQLTAIVGDREDSIDDTELDKAASQQEKDRVKSIMAARAVIRETLIIIHQTWFHEGDIHHVQKDEDKEVLAYKTAEVVRKDILARPLKIAGRQVEAMIASIQRSPAINAMTELQTVDTRRSGGLVSGSTIGEINGLLRILNDNAVLVFNWRNKVVDLLKLPLEAEEDKVPAAGQGQDVENPEEEYYAEALKAQGDVEAYLTAYASAIADRKEMLLEERSVLATHDARMVKKRTTRAAKEAQDGVEEIPLNDVEDLTLKLMTERQAFRDRRREEDCERPLKALLIELTAIVHGQHRVEEIQIAKAAAEAIRAFVNKQSEMVEKLNKELDLFRVAFNKRVVYFAALQEISDSVAAPMFRDVGRDVAVVDKHIIEGDVLLARMAVRGRYLNFLGSQDNTNQDPHSDCSICFGTSDDKYAILLNCGHAFCVSCFKEYRKTAHVGRKCATCQTPIKDREFTKIRLNRSAQDGPDEAEGSDSHEVEMPESQQEEEEPEDDEEAAEREAQKERDARATDLERLNMLPFDRQRAILAMDMMGEFGSKINFLIKHLHYYRSTRPHSRHVVFSNWADSLSIVERALSINRIKYVSFESNSKNNNVVEEFHRDPTISVFLLHAERESAGLTLTSCEVVHLLEPVLQHSFELQAIGRVDRLGQNKETTVFCYATMETVEARILSEGVRNGTSIYLADAQEDEKAVAAMPNVAHAANRGGDVTTNAFNTDQMMKLIM